The sequence below is a genomic window from Streptobacillus ratti.
GATTTTAAAAATACTATAATCATTATGACATCAAATATAGGGAGCCATTTTATACTTGAGGGTAAAAATGAGCTTGTAATGGAAGAATTGAAAGCTAGATTTAAGCCTGAATTTTTAAATAGGGTAGATGAGATTATTACATTTAATTCTTTAGGAGAAACTGCAATTAAGAGTATTGTTAGATTAGAATTAGAAAAAATGAATAATAAGCTTAAGGATAGAATGATAAATATAGTTTATGGAGAAGATGTAATAGATTATGTGTTTAAAAATGCTTATGATGAAAATTATGGAGCAAGAGCTATAAAAAGATTTATACAAAAACAAATAGAAACAGATTTATCTAAATTAATATTAAAAGAAAATATGAATGGTAATGTTGATATAGTTATTAATGTAATTGAAGATAAATTGGTATTTAAAAGACTTGACTTAATTAAGTAAATGATGTATACTAGCACTATAACACAAGGAGTGCTAACAGGAGGTGAAGTATATGAATGAGAGAGAAAGAGAAATCTTTAGTATGATTATAAATCACTATTTAAGTTGTGGAGAATCAGTTGGTTCAAGAACTTTAGAGAAGAAATATAATATAGGGGTTTCATCGGCTACTATTAGAAATGTTATGTCTGATCTTGAGGAAATGGGACTAATTACTAAGACACATACTTCATCTGGGCGTATACCAACTTTAGATGGATATAGAAAGTATATAGATGAGTTACTTCAAGTAAGTGAGGTTGATAAGGAAACTAAAGAACAAATATATTTACATTATCAAAAAAGGATAAATAAGACAGATATAATATTTAAGGAAACCGTTAAACTTTTATCTGAATTATCTGGAGCTGTTGCAATAGCAATAGAACCATCATCAGATGAGGAAAGTATTAAAAAAATACAGTTTATTAGAATTACTGAAAAAGAAGTATTTGTTGTAGTAGTGATGAAAAATAATATTATAAAAACATCTACTTTACTTATGAATACATATGTAACAGAAGAAAATGTAAATAATTTAAATTCATATATATCTGATTTGATGAATACTACTCACAAAAGATTTACCTTAAAGGATATGGAAAGATTTTTAAAAAACATTAGTAGCAATGACTTTAGATTTGAAGAAAAAAGAATATTTGAGAATAATAAGGTCTTTGTAGATGGTGCAGAAAATTTTCTTTCAAGAGAGGACATACCTATTGAAAAGGTTATAGACAATATTAAAATGATAAATAATGAAAATGAAATGAATGCTTTATTTAAACATTTAATATCTAAGGTTGAGTATGATTTAGAAAGTAATATTGTTTTTGGAAGTGATTTAGATATAAAAGGGTTTGAAGAATCCGTCTTTATATTTAAATGTTATGAATTTGGAGAAGATAAAGGAGTTTTAGCAATTATTGCTCAAACTAGAATAGATTATTCAAAAACAGTAGCTTTACTTGATTTAGTAATAGATATGTTAAAGAAAATGTTAAATCAAAATTATGAAAATAAATTTATAGGTTATAAAGATTAGGAGATGAAATGTCAGAAGAAATTAGAGAAGAGGAATTAAAAGAACAAGAAAATAAAGAAAACATTGAAGAAACTGATGTAATAATAGAAAAACTCAATGCTGAATTAGAGGACTATAAAAAAGCATATACATTAAAACTTGCAGAATTTCAAAATTTTTCTAAAAGAAAAGAAAAAGAATTACAAGAGTATAAAGAATATGCTTCAAAAGATATAATATTAAAAGTTTTAGAAAACTTGGATAATTTAGAAAGAGGAATAGAAGCTTCTCGTTCTACACAAGACTATAATAAACTTGTAGAGGGACTAGAAATGACTATTAAGAATTTTTCTGAAATGCTAACTAATGAGGGAGTTACAGAAATAGAAGCATTAGAAAAAGAATATAATCCTTATGAGCAACATGCAGTTCAAGTTATGAGTAATGGAGAAAAAGCTAATAATGAAGTATTAATGGTACTTCAAAAAGGATATAAGCTTAAAGGTAGAGTAATAAGACCTGCTATGGTAGTAATAAATAAAATTGAAGAAACAAAGAATGATGAAGAAATAAACAAAAATGAAGAATAAAAAGAAAAAATAGAATTTTAGGAGGAAAATAGAATGAGTAAAATAATAGGAATAGATTTAGGAACAACAAATTCATGTGTATCAGTTATGGAGGGTGGAACATTTACAATAATACCAAATGCAGAGGGAGAAAGAACTACTCCATCAGTGGTATCAATTGAATCTAATGGTGAAATTATAGTAGGATCTACTGCTAAAAGAAAAGCTATAACAGAACCTAAACAAACAGTAATTTCAATTAAAACACACATGGGATCAGATTATAAAGTAGATATTCATGGAAAAAATTATACTCCACAAGAAATATCTGCTATGATATTAAAAAAATTAAAAAAAGATGCTGAAAGCTATTTAGGAGAAACAGTTAAAGAGGCTGTAATTACAGTTCCAGCATACTTTACTGATGCACAAAGACAAGCTACTAAAGATGCTGGAGAAATTGCAGGATTAGAAGTTAAAAGAATAATAAATGAACCAACTGCTGCAGCACTTGCATACGGAATGGATAAAGAAAAAGAAGAAAAAATATTAGTATTTGACTTAGGTGGAGGAACATTTGATGTTTCAGTACTTGAAGTTGGGTCAGGACTTGTAGAAGTTAAAGCAACAGCTGGAAATAACCATTTAGGTGGAGATGATTTTGATACTGCTATTATAAACTGGCTTGCTGATGAATTTAAAAAAGAAACAGGAATTGATTTAAGAAATGAGCCACAAGCTTATCAAAGACTTAAAGATGCAGCTGAAGATGCTAAGAAAAAATTATCTTCTACTTTAGAAACAACTATTTCTTTACCATTTATAGCTATGGATGCTACTGGTCCTAAGAACTTAGAAAAGAAATTAACTAGAGCAGCATTTAACGAATTAACTAAACATTTAGTAGAAAAAACTAAAGAACCAGTAAAACAAGCTTTATTAGATGCTGGATATACAGTTAGAGATATAGAACAAGTACTATTAGTTGGAGGTTCAACAAGAATACCAGCAGTTCAAGAATGGGTTAAAGAATACTTTGGTAAAGAACCTAATAGATCTATAAACCCAGATGAAGTAGTTTCTGTTGGAGCTGCAATTCAAGGTGGAGTATTATCTGGAAATGTTAAAGATGTTCTATTATTAGATGTTACACCTTTATCTCTAGGAATAGAAACTATGGGTGGAGTATTTACTAAGATGATAGAAAGAAATACAACTATACCTACTAAAAAATCTCAAGTATACTCAACAGCAGTAGATAATCAAACAGCAGTTACTATACATGTATTACAAGGGGAAAGAGCACAAGCTTCTCAAAACCATACTTTAGGACAATTTAATTTAGAGGGAATACCAGCAGCACCACGTGGTATACCTCAAATAGAAGTTATATTTGATATAGATTCTAATGGTATAGTACATGTTACAGCTAAAGATTTAGGAACAGGTAAAGAAAATCAAGTTACAATTTCAGGGTCATCTAACTTAAGTAAAGATGATGTAGAAAGAATGAAAAAAGAAGCTGAAGCAAATGAAGAAGCAGATAATAAATTTAGAGAATTAATTGAAGCAAGAAATATGGCTGACCATTTAATAATATCTACAGAAAAAACTATAAAAGAAAATGAAGATAAATTAGAGGGTAATGAAAAAGAAAATATTGAAAAAGCTATAGAAGAACTTAAAAAAGTTAAAGATAGTGAAAATATTGAAGAAATTAGAGCAGGAATAGAGGGACTATCAAAAGCAAGTGAAGCATTTGCTATGAGAATATATCAAGCAGCACAAGCATCTCAAGCACAAACTGCTTCTGAAAACACAAGTAATAATGAAGATGTAGTAGAAGCAGAAGAAGTAAAATAGGTCTATGACCTATTTTCTTCGTGTATGTAAGGAGGAAATTGTGATAGTACTAAAAAAAGGTTTAATAGAACTAAAAATAGAGGAATTTGGAGCAGAAATAAAATCATTTACTATAAATCAAGAAGAATTTTTTTGGAATAGAAAAGAATTTTGGGCTAAAACGTCTCCTATTTTATTCCCTTTTGTAGGGGGCTTAAGAGATGGAACTTATGAATATAAAGGGGAAGAATATACGGTTTTAACTAAACATGGTTTTGCAAGAGATAATATATTTGAAATAGTGGAGCAAGATGAAAATTTTGTTAAACTTGGATATTATTCTAATGATGAAAGTGTAAAAAAATATCCTTTTGACTTTGAACTATATTTAACATATAGGTTAATAGAAAATGGTTTTACTTTAGAATATTCTGTAAAAAATAGAAAAGATGATGAAATGTATTTTTCTATAGGAGCACACCCTGCTTTTATTATCAATGAAAATTATGAAAAAGATGCTTATTTAGAATTTGAAAAAGAAGAAAAATGTCTTAAATATAAATTGGATGAAACAGGATTTTTTAGAAAAGATAGAGTAGAATTTAATTTAATAGATAATAGGATAATAAATATTACAGAAGATAATTTTAAAGAAGATGCTATAGCATTTAAAAATACTAATTCCTCATCAGTTTATCTTAAATCAAGAAGTACTAGCAAAGAAGTAAAAGTAACATTTGAAAATTTTCCATATATAGCTTTCTGGAAAATGTCTAATGCACCATTTATTTGTATTGAGCCATGGTTTGGTATTACAGATATTGTTGGAGCAAGTAAGGACATTACATTAAAAGAGGGAATACAAAGATTAGCTCCTAAGGGAGAATTTAGAGCTAAATTAGTATTTGAATTTAAGAGAGGTAACTAATGAAAAAAGACTATTATGAATTACTTGGTGTTGATAAAAATGCAAGTGAAGCAGATATAAAAAAGGCATTTAGAAAATCAGCCATGAAATATCATCCTGATAGAATGGCAAATGCTGATGAAAAAGAAAAAAAAGAAGCAGAAGAGAAATTTAAAGAATTAAATGAAGCATATCAAATTCTTTCAGATCCAGAAAAAAAACAACTATATGATCAATATGGTCATGCTGCATTTGAACAAGGTGCAGGAGGTTTTGGTGGACAAGGCTTTGAGGGATTTGACTTTAGTGATATATTCTCAAACTTTTTCGGAGGTGGAGGAGGATTTGATTTTGGAGGCTTTGGTGGAGGAAATGGCTTTAATCAAAGAAGAAAACAAGGTCAAGATCTTTTATACACTTTAGATTTAAGTTTGGAAGAAATAGCTGATGGAGTTGAAAAAGAAATAGAATACAGTAGAACAGGTAAATGTTCTAGTTGTAGTGGTACTGGTGCTAAGGATTCTAAAACTAAGCAATGTAGCACATGTAATGGTAGAGGTTATGTAACAAAAACACAAAGAACAATATTTGGTATGAGTAATGTTAGAGCTGAATGTTCTAGTTGTCATGGAGTAGGAGAAATACCAGAACATAAATGTAATGTTTGTCATGGAGAGGGAAATAAGAGAGAGCAAGTAAAGAAAAAAATTAAAATACCTGCTGGTATAGAATCTGGACAAAGATTAGTTATTAGAGATGGTGGAAACTATGATGGTCCTGGTAGTGATTTTGGAGATTTATACTTACAAATTAGAGAAAAAAGACATGAATTATTCCAAAGAGATGGATATGACATATATTGTAAAGTACCTATTAGTTTCTTAACTGCTACTTTAGGTGGAGAGTTAGAAGTTCCAACATTAAGAGGTAAAACTAAGATTAAAATAGCTGAGGGGACACAAAATTCAACTAAGATGAGAATAAGAGATGCTGGTATAAAACATAATGGATATAAAGGTTCACAAATTATTGAAATTACTGTAGAAGTACCTAAAAATCTTAATAGTAAACAAAAAGAGAAGTTAAAAGAGTTTTATGGAACAATAGGTGTAGAAAATGAAGAAAAAACTGCTTCATTTTTTGATAAGATAAAAGAATTTTTTAAAGATTAGTTAGAATGATTAGGTCATAAAAAATAGAATTTAAAAAAGAGAGAATTCATATAATTTCAGAAATTCTCTCTATTTTTATTTTATTACATAACAACTTATAAACTACAACTTTTATAGAAACCCAGTTTCTATTTATCTGTAGATATAACTCTTGTTATTAATGATAATATTAAACCACCTAAAATAGCAAGGGCTAATAGTATTAATAGTTTGTATAATGCACTATAACCATGACTTAATTCATTGTAAATATGTAAAACAATAACAATTTCAATAGAAAAAAGTACAATTGTTACATTTTCTTCTGTAAATTTTTTTATTAATTTTAATATTAATAATTCAGCTAAACCGAATAAAATACCAATTGCTAATATTATTAGTATTTTGTGTACAATGTCGTATCCATGACTAAATTTATAGTTAATAATAGTATTAGATAATGTTATACCAACAACTCCTATTATAGAGAGTATAATGTTTAAAAAATTATATTTTTTTATATTCATCCTACATAAACTCCTTCCTTTATTATTTGAGTTGAATAAAGTGGTTACTTATTCTTTCTGAGATAATTATAACTCATAAAATTATAGGTGTCAAAAGTTCTTTTTTTATTTTTAAAATTTAATAGATAATCTATCACAATAACAAATATTGTACACCTCTTTTCTTACTAAAAAATGTTTTTTATGCTATACTATTATAATGGAGGTACAATGAATAAAATACTTAAATTTGAAGAAATTGATAGACTAGCAGATAAGATTAGTGAAAAAATTTTAAAAGATAATAAATTTAAATCAATAGCTTTAATAGGGGATTTAGGAGTAGGTAAAACTCATATTTCAAAAAGAATATGTAAAAATTTAGGTGTTGTGGAAAATGTTAAAAGTCCTACATTTACTTACCTTTTAGAATATGATTTAGGAGATAGAACTATAGTACATTTTGACCTTTATAGATTATCAAATATAGATGAGCTATATGAAATAGGATATGAGGACTATATATTAGATGGTAATATATTTTTAATAGAATGGGCTAATAATGTACCTGAAGCAATACCAAGTAATACTTTATACATAGAATTAAAACATAATGATGAAACCACTAGATTTGTTTCATTATATGAAATTAAGAAAGGAGAAGTTAAATATGTCGACATTGATAATTACAACTTCAACTAAACTTGCCTCTCTTTCAATTTATGATAATGGAAATATGTTAGGGAATATTAATGTTAATGTAAAAAGAACACATTCAAGCTATATTATAGATCAAATTTCCTCTTTATTATCTTGGACAGGAACTAAAATAGAAAATATACAAAATGTATTAGTATCTATAGGACCAGGGTCATTTACTGGTGTTAGAATAGCTATTTCAGTTGTTAAGGGAATGTTTGTAGGTAGAGATGTTAAAATATATGAAGTTAATGAATTAGATGCCCTAGGATATCAAGGAAATAAGATATACACAGACAAGTTGATAGCTATGATAGATTCAAATAATGAAAAAATATATTATGGTAAATATGAAAATGGTAAAAGAGTTGATAAACTTTTAGTTGGAAAATTAGATGATGTCATATCTTTAGTTAAAAATGAGGGATATAATTTAATAGGAGATGCCGTAATATCATATGGAGAAAAAATAAAGGAAAATGGAATAAATATATTAGTTCCAGATGTGTTTTTAAGAATAAACTCTAGTATATTCTATGCAATGTTTAAAGAGGATTTACTAAAAGAGGTAGACTTATTTAATTTAGTGCCTGATTATTTAGAAAAATCACAGGCAGAAAAGGAGAAAAATGGGAATATCTGATTTATTAATTAAACCTAAAAAAGGATTTTTTACGAAACTTAAAGATTTTTTTGTTGGTGAAGCTATTACTGATGATATGTATGAGGAATTAGAAGAACTTTTAATACAGTCTGATTTAGGAATGAAAATGACTATGGAGATAGTTGAAACATTAGAAAAAAATGTAAGAAATAAGGGGATTAAAAGTAAGGAATTAATGTATGAGGAACTAAAATTATTACTTTCAGAAAAGTTGGAAGTATTTGAGGATAATAGCTTAAATATACAAAAAGGAAGATTAAATGTAATTTTAGTTATAGGTGTAAATGGAGTAGGAAAAACTACATCTATAGGAAAAATTGCTATGAAGTTAAAAAAAGAGGGGAAATCTGTAATAATAGGTGCAGCAGATACTTTTAGGGCAGCAGCTATAGAACAGGTTGAAATGTGGGGACAAAGAGCAGGAATAGAAGTAATTAAACAAAAACATGGTTCAGATCCAGCAGCTGTAGTATTTGATACAATAAACACTGCTAAATCTAAAAATGTTGATGTAG
It includes:
- the hrcA gene encoding heat-inducible transcriptional repressor HrcA, which produces MNEREREIFSMIINHYLSCGESVGSRTLEKKYNIGVSSATIRNVMSDLEEMGLITKTHTSSGRIPTLDGYRKYIDELLQVSEVDKETKEQIYLHYQKRINKTDIIFKETVKLLSELSGAVAIAIEPSSDEESIKKIQFIRITEKEVFVVVVMKNNIIKTSTLLMNTYVTEENVNNLNSYISDLMNTTHKRFTLKDMERFLKNISSNDFRFEEKRIFENNKVFVDGAENFLSREDIPIEKVIDNIKMINNENEMNALFKHLISKVEYDLESNIVFGSDLDIKGFEESVFIFKCYEFGEDKGVLAIIAQTRIDYSKTVALLDLVIDMLKKMLNQNYENKFIGYKD
- a CDS encoding nucleotide exchange factor GrpE, which translates into the protein MSEEIREEELKEQENKENIEETDVIIEKLNAELEDYKKAYTLKLAEFQNFSKRKEKELQEYKEYASKDIILKVLENLDNLERGIEASRSTQDYNKLVEGLEMTIKNFSEMLTNEGVTEIEALEKEYNPYEQHAVQVMSNGEKANNEVLMVLQKGYKLKGRVIRPAMVVINKIEETKNDEEINKNEE
- the dnaK gene encoding molecular chaperone DnaK translates to MSKIIGIDLGTTNSCVSVMEGGTFTIIPNAEGERTTPSVVSIESNGEIIVGSTAKRKAITEPKQTVISIKTHMGSDYKVDIHGKNYTPQEISAMILKKLKKDAESYLGETVKEAVITVPAYFTDAQRQATKDAGEIAGLEVKRIINEPTAAALAYGMDKEKEEKILVFDLGGGTFDVSVLEVGSGLVEVKATAGNNHLGGDDFDTAIINWLADEFKKETGIDLRNEPQAYQRLKDAAEDAKKKLSSTLETTISLPFIAMDATGPKNLEKKLTRAAFNELTKHLVEKTKEPVKQALLDAGYTVRDIEQVLLVGGSTRIPAVQEWVKEYFGKEPNRSINPDEVVSVGAAIQGGVLSGNVKDVLLLDVTPLSLGIETMGGVFTKMIERNTTIPTKKSQVYSTAVDNQTAVTIHVLQGERAQASQNHTLGQFNLEGIPAAPRGIPQIEVIFDIDSNGIVHVTAKDLGTGKENQVTISGSSNLSKDDVERMKKEAEANEEADNKFRELIEARNMADHLIISTEKTIKENEDKLEGNEKENIEKAIEELKKVKDSENIEEIRAGIEGLSKASEAFAMRIYQAAQASQAQTASENTSNNEDVVEAEEVK
- a CDS encoding aldose 1-epimerase family protein → MIVLKKGLIELKIEEFGAEIKSFTINQEEFFWNRKEFWAKTSPILFPFVGGLRDGTYEYKGEEYTVLTKHGFARDNIFEIVEQDENFVKLGYYSNDESVKKYPFDFELYLTYRLIENGFTLEYSVKNRKDDEMYFSIGAHPAFIINENYEKDAYLEFEKEEKCLKYKLDETGFFRKDRVEFNLIDNRIINITEDNFKEDAIAFKNTNSSSVYLKSRSTSKEVKVTFENFPYIAFWKMSNAPFICIEPWFGITDIVGASKDITLKEGIQRLAPKGEFRAKLVFEFKRGN
- the dnaJ gene encoding molecular chaperone DnaJ, giving the protein MKKDYYELLGVDKNASEADIKKAFRKSAMKYHPDRMANADEKEKKEAEEKFKELNEAYQILSDPEKKQLYDQYGHAAFEQGAGGFGGQGFEGFDFSDIFSNFFGGGGGFDFGGFGGGNGFNQRRKQGQDLLYTLDLSLEEIADGVEKEIEYSRTGKCSSCSGTGAKDSKTKQCSTCNGRGYVTKTQRTIFGMSNVRAECSSCHGVGEIPEHKCNVCHGEGNKREQVKKKIKIPAGIESGQRLVIRDGGNYDGPGSDFGDLYLQIREKRHELFQRDGYDIYCKVPISFLTATLGGELEVPTLRGKTKIKIAEGTQNSTKMRIRDAGIKHNGYKGSQIIEITVEVPKNLNSKQKEKLKEFYGTIGVENEEKTASFFDKIKEFFKD
- the tsaE gene encoding tRNA (adenosine(37)-N6)-threonylcarbamoyltransferase complex ATPase subunit type 1 TsaE; its protein translation is MNKILKFEEIDRLADKISEKILKDNKFKSIALIGDLGVGKTHISKRICKNLGVVENVKSPTFTYLLEYDLGDRTIVHFDLYRLSNIDELYEIGYEDYILDGNIFLIEWANNVPEAIPSNTLYIELKHNDETTRFVSLYEIKKGEVKYVDIDNYNFN
- the tsaB gene encoding tRNA (adenosine(37)-N6)-threonylcarbamoyltransferase complex dimerization subunit type 1 TsaB, yielding MSTLIITTSTKLASLSIYDNGNMLGNINVNVKRTHSSYIIDQISSLLSWTGTKIENIQNVLVSIGPGSFTGVRIAISVVKGMFVGRDVKIYEVNELDALGYQGNKIYTDKLIAMIDSNNEKIYYGKYENGKRVDKLLVGKLDDVISLVKNEGYNLIGDAVISYGEKIKENGINILVPDVFLRINSSIFYAMFKEDLLKEVDLFNLVPDYLEKSQAEKEKNGNI
- the ftsY gene encoding signal recognition particle-docking protein FtsY, which translates into the protein MGISDLLIKPKKGFFTKLKDFFVGEAITDDMYEELEELLIQSDLGMKMTMEIVETLEKNVRNKGIKSKELMYEELKLLLSEKLEVFEDNSLNIQKGRLNVILVIGVNGVGKTTSIGKIAMKLKKEGKSVIIGAADTFRAAAIEQVEMWGQRAGIEVIKQKHGSDPAAVVFDTINTAKSKNVDVAIIDTAGRLHNKVDLMKELEKIDKIIKQNVEEYESLIVIDSTTGQNGLEQARIFNSISNITGIILTKFDGTAKGGIIFSIISELNKPVKFLGVGEGVEDLRVFDSKEFISEMFN